One window from the genome of Dyadobacter sp. CECT 9275 encodes:
- a CDS encoding RagB/SusD family nutrient uptake outer membrane protein, producing the protein MKRHRYISLNGKVALLFMLFGMFSCQNFLDVAPKDQISDTSVWTDTGTADLFLNNVYSGIPGPFNFFDPWENYTDNSMNGVNGLDSRVLYSPSVYTPSNAPNWWNQYANIRRANLFIEKVTASTLPEAWKKSKIAEARFLRAYYYQLLWTAHGGVPIITKTLNQNTQGEAIFQARNTDEETYKFIVDECAAIAEDLPLKAEAARVSKASALTLKGFCELFWASPLKNTTNDKTRWAAAAATNKQVIDLGSHSLFANYETQFYEDNNNNVEVIFAKQYLGGTALGSGKEGLWGPWMVGGVQKAYGGVDPSQELVDEYAMANGLPITDPASGYDPQNPYVNREKRFYQSIVYDGSIWVGAEMIMKQGVGSRNATDLSNTNEATNTGYYLRKTLNPKYTVNGNNLLNSGSFIIYRLAEVLLSYAEAQNEAVGPDASVYTAINQVRARSELPALKTGLTQDQMRVAIQRERRVELAFEERRWFDLIRLKLAEKNLNGTLHAMKIEVVNGKTVYTVIPAPEGTKIFYANKNYLLPIPQSAMNQNTKLVQNPNY; encoded by the coding sequence ATGAAACGCCATAGATATATCAGTTTGAATGGTAAAGTAGCTTTACTGTTCATGTTATTCGGAATGTTTTCCTGCCAGAATTTCCTCGACGTAGCACCCAAAGATCAGATCTCGGATACCTCAGTCTGGACGGATACCGGAACGGCCGATCTCTTTCTGAATAATGTATACTCAGGAATTCCAGGCCCTTTTAATTTCTTCGATCCCTGGGAGAATTACACCGACAATTCTATGAATGGTGTGAACGGGCTCGACAGCCGGGTATTGTACTCTCCTTCGGTATATACTCCCAGCAATGCCCCCAACTGGTGGAACCAGTATGCTAACATTCGCCGCGCCAATTTATTCATCGAAAAAGTGACGGCATCTACCCTTCCGGAGGCATGGAAAAAATCTAAAATTGCCGAAGCACGGTTCTTACGCGCCTATTATTACCAGTTGCTGTGGACCGCTCATGGAGGCGTACCCATCATCACCAAAACGCTGAATCAGAATACGCAGGGGGAGGCCATTTTTCAGGCCCGCAATACCGACGAGGAAACCTATAAATTCATCGTAGACGAATGCGCAGCCATTGCAGAAGACCTGCCGCTGAAAGCAGAAGCCGCCCGGGTTTCAAAAGCTTCGGCTCTGACATTGAAAGGATTCTGCGAGCTTTTCTGGGCCAGCCCGTTAAAAAACACCACCAACGACAAAACACGCTGGGCAGCAGCAGCAGCTACCAACAAACAGGTCATTGATCTGGGATCACATAGCCTTTTTGCTAATTACGAAACACAGTTTTACGAAGATAACAACAACAATGTTGAGGTAATTTTTGCCAAACAATACCTGGGCGGTACTGCGCTGGGAAGCGGAAAAGAGGGATTGTGGGGGCCGTGGATGGTAGGCGGCGTACAGAAAGCTTATGGCGGGGTGGATCCGTCACAGGAACTGGTGGATGAATACGCGATGGCCAACGGCCTGCCCATTACCGACCCGGCTTCGGGATACGACCCCCAGAACCCGTATGTGAACAGGGAAAAACGTTTTTACCAGTCTATTGTTTACGACGGCTCCATCTGGGTGGGAGCCGAAATGATCATGAAACAGGGAGTGGGCAGCCGAAATGCAACCGATTTGAGCAATACCAACGAAGCCACCAATACCGGTTACTATCTCCGGAAAACTCTGAATCCTAAGTACACCGTAAACGGCAATAACCTGTTGAACAGCGGAAGTTTCATTATCTACCGTTTAGCTGAAGTACTGCTCAGCTATGCCGAAGCACAAAACGAAGCCGTCGGCCCGGACGCATCCGTGTATACGGCAATTAACCAGGTAAGGGCACGGTCAGAGTTGCCTGCTCTTAAAACCGGACTGACGCAGGACCAGATGCGGGTGGCTATCCAGAGAGAGCGCAGGGTTGAGCTGGCCTTCGAAGAAAGAAGATGGTTTGATCTGATCAGGCTGAAACTTGCAGAAAAGAACCTGAACGGAACACTGCACGCCATGAAAATTGAAGTGGTGAACGGGAAAACGGTATACACGGTTATTCCCGCACCCGAAGGAACCAAAATATTTTATGCCAACAAAAATTATCTGTTACCGATCCCGCAATCGGCAATGAACCAAAATACCAAATTGGTTCAGAATCCAAATTATTAA
- a CDS encoding PVC-type heme-binding CxxCH protein has product MKSIHIPKPLVGLLLCVFTLTASNSPKPDSFREVPPEKALATFQVADGFQIEMIASEPLIADPVAMEIDELGRLYVVEMHGYPLDKSGSGKIKLLSDKDGDGKMDESIVFAEGLMLPTGVLRWKKGILVTDAPHVLYLEDTDGDGKSDVRDTLITGFALSNPQHNLNNPILGLDNWIYLGHEPAVSTQTYKSEFGDRGGDVYYPGKKDSPRLPDNARGRSVRLRPDRTGLEILSANTQFGHTFDTWGHYLLVSNANHIIHQVVSSTYLNRNPNLLVSNATQSISDHGSSAQVYPITQNPQNQLLTDIGVFTSACGSMKYQGGLFPALFDSVSFVAEPVSNIVHADFLHDKGATFSASRVYQNKEFLASTDAWFRPVNMYTGPDGAMYVVDYYRQIIEHPEWMGEDVIKSGQLYNGMDKGRLYRITPKGTKPATWSKDLKTAGLSDKELVKRLADPNIWWRRNAQRLLIDRNAAGEASSLKQMVTDENNPAGRLHALYTLEGLGLLHPETIIKALKDQTPGVRENAIKLSEPFLKDHQDVQKALLSLQKDPNAKVRFQLLCTLGSLNTPEIISARETILFQDLEDPWMQIAALSAAPAAGTNLLGAVINRFEKDKPAYASLVERLSTMTGNGGTSEEIAAAVKRALLAPSGKNTGWQPAVLKGLADGLKNNKSASLKNEQTLLVNAALTNPSSGVRQGSIQLLKITGLPQNATTTAAIAKSAKTALDKNEKVDNRTAAIGFLSLDNPKKQVTLLKKLIAPTEPLPVQLAALRTLSAIPDETVSSFVVTNWPSLTPDVRNAAINTFMTSDARITLLLDAVEQKIIDPSSIGWPRSVGLMAQGNAQLKARSRMLLTKKDDGRQEIVRKYAPALTMTGNMDNGKMVFQKNCSACHQIGGKSGTAYGPDLGTIRNRRPESIMGDILNPNMSIADGFDIWSIEMKTGEPVQGLIATETPTALTIKNYGGQETVIARANIKSLKALGMSVMPAGLESQISQQEMADLLLYLKQGKDENAAH; this is encoded by the coding sequence ATGAAAAGTATCCATATTCCTAAACCCCTGGTAGGACTGCTTTTGTGCGTCTTTACGCTGACCGCCAGTAACAGTCCCAAACCGGATTCTTTCAGGGAAGTACCGCCCGAAAAGGCTTTGGCCACGTTTCAGGTTGCTGATGGTTTTCAAATCGAAATGATTGCCAGTGAACCCCTCATTGCCGATCCGGTGGCCATGGAAATCGATGAACTGGGCAGGCTGTATGTGGTTGAAATGCACGGCTATCCGCTGGACAAAAGCGGGTCTGGCAAGATCAAACTGCTGTCGGATAAAGACGGAGACGGCAAAATGGACGAAAGTATTGTCTTTGCGGAAGGGCTTATGCTGCCCACGGGGGTACTGCGCTGGAAAAAAGGGATTCTTGTAACCGATGCACCCCATGTACTTTACCTGGAAGATACCGACGGAGACGGCAAATCCGATGTAAGGGACACGCTCATAACGGGTTTTGCCTTATCCAATCCGCAGCACAACCTCAATAACCCGATCCTGGGACTGGACAACTGGATTTACCTGGGACATGAACCTGCTGTTTCAACCCAAACCTATAAGAGTGAATTTGGTGACCGTGGCGGTGACGTTTACTATCCTGGCAAAAAAGATAGTCCAAGGTTACCAGATAACGCCCGGGGAAGGAGTGTCAGGCTGCGGCCCGACAGGACGGGCCTGGAGATACTTTCCGCTAACACCCAGTTTGGGCATACCTTTGATACCTGGGGCCATTACCTGCTGGTGAGCAATGCCAATCACATTATTCATCAGGTGGTATCCTCTACCTATCTCAACAGAAACCCTAACCTCCTGGTATCCAATGCAACACAGTCCATTTCGGACCATGGAAGCTCGGCACAGGTATACCCCATCACGCAAAACCCGCAAAACCAGCTGCTGACGGATATTGGTGTATTCACATCGGCCTGCGGTTCCATGAAGTACCAGGGCGGGCTTTTCCCGGCGCTTTTTGACAGCGTATCTTTTGTGGCCGAACCAGTGAGCAACATCGTTCATGCTGATTTCCTGCATGATAAAGGGGCAACTTTTTCCGCCAGCCGTGTTTATCAAAATAAGGAATTTCTTGCCTCTACTGATGCCTGGTTCAGGCCGGTAAATATGTATACCGGTCCCGACGGAGCCATGTATGTTGTTGATTATTACCGTCAGATCATCGAACACCCGGAATGGATGGGAGAAGATGTGATCAAATCGGGCCAGCTTTACAACGGGATGGATAAGGGCCGTCTTTACCGCATTACCCCAAAGGGAACCAAACCGGCTACATGGTCAAAGGATCTCAAAACTGCTGGTCTCTCTGACAAGGAATTGGTAAAGAGGCTCGCGGATCCCAATATCTGGTGGCGGCGCAACGCCCAGCGCCTGCTGATCGACCGTAACGCAGCCGGGGAAGCCTCCAGCCTGAAACAAATGGTGACTGACGAGAACAACCCGGCGGGTAGGTTACACGCGCTTTACACGCTGGAAGGCCTGGGCCTGCTTCATCCTGAAACGATTATAAAAGCGCTGAAAGATCAAACACCCGGGGTGCGGGAAAATGCGATCAAACTGTCGGAACCATTTTTGAAAGACCACCAGGACGTACAAAAAGCTTTACTTTCACTTCAGAAAGATCCGAATGCGAAGGTTCGGTTCCAGCTCTTATGTACGCTTGGCTCACTCAATACACCAGAAATAATTTCCGCCAGAGAAACTATTTTATTCCAGGACCTGGAAGATCCATGGATGCAGATTGCCGCCTTATCGGCTGCGCCTGCCGCAGGCACTAACCTACTCGGTGCTGTCATCAACAGGTTTGAGAAAGACAAGCCAGCCTATGCCTCGCTTGTAGAACGGCTTAGTACCATGACAGGCAACGGTGGAACTTCCGAAGAAATTGCGGCGGCGGTAAAAAGAGCACTCCTGGCTCCCTCAGGCAAAAACACCGGATGGCAACCCGCCGTTTTGAAAGGATTGGCAGATGGACTTAAAAATAATAAATCCGCGTCATTAAAAAATGAACAGACCTTACTTGTCAATGCTGCTTTGACCAACCCCTCGTCCGGCGTAAGACAAGGCAGCATCCAGCTTCTCAAAATTACCGGATTACCTCAGAACGCTACTACCACTGCCGCCATTGCTAAATCCGCCAAAACGGCTCTGGACAAAAACGAAAAGGTCGACAACCGTACCGCAGCCATCGGTTTTCTTTCGCTGGATAATCCTAAAAAGCAGGTAACGCTTTTAAAGAAACTGATTGCGCCGACAGAACCTCTTCCCGTCCAGCTCGCTGCTTTGCGCACGCTTTCGGCCATTCCTGACGAAACGGTAAGCAGTTTTGTCGTGACAAACTGGCCATCACTCACACCGGATGTGCGCAATGCGGCCATCAATACCTTTATGACAAGCGATGCCAGAATTACGCTGCTGCTGGATGCCGTTGAACAAAAGATAATCGATCCTTCCAGCATCGGATGGCCCAGAAGCGTGGGTCTGATGGCCCAGGGAAATGCACAGCTGAAAGCTCGTTCCCGCATGCTGCTGACCAAAAAAGATGACGGCAGACAGGAAATTGTAAGAAAGTATGCCCCGGCCTTAACGATGACCGGCAATATGGATAACGGCAAAATGGTTTTTCAAAAAAACTGTTCAGCCTGCCACCAGATCGGCGGCAAATCCGGAACGGCTTACGGTCCCGACCTGGGCACCATTCGTAACCGCCGGCCCGAATCCATCATGGGAGATATCCTGAACCCGAACATGTCCATTGCCGACGGTTTCGATATCTGGTCTATCGAAATGAAAACCGGTGAGCCTGTCCAGGGACTTATTGCCACGGAAACGCCAACTGCCCTGACAATCAAAAACTATGGCGGGCAGGAAACGGTTATTGCCAGGGCCAACATCAAATCCCTGAAAGCATTGGGTATGTCGGTCATGCCGGCCGGGCTGGAAAGCCAGATCAGCCAGCAGGAGATGGCAGACCTACTTTTATACCTCAAACAAGGTAAAGACGAAAATGCTGCCCATTAA
- a CDS encoding neutral/alkaline non-lysosomal ceramidase N-terminal domain-containing protein: MTSNHNISHFSTAKKIVFALFTVSCFLLLPSASFAGFRASVVKVDITPSNSQYLLGYGPRKSESVYDKIYHRIVMMDDGITQFVLISSDLALVSPSEYDKVAARIQKELKINPVNIWWTFTHTHSAPEVGPPGLPSVFLGDRYQHDFDKVYTDMVEQKLIDGIAEARKKLAPAKLGTGWGFASANINRRARLADGRITLGMNPDGPVDRRIGLIRLEKEDGSLLTLIANYAMHGTVFAAITEISADGPGVVAEYVEEKLGVPMLYINGAAGNIAPLYSQLDAPNGKRVIPQFKVMLGDKIIKANKDILSMSSDVKLRSSAMTVETPRKAGMGWTNDMANYTRTTKEGVNLVKLPVRFLKINEDVAIWSAPLELFCEISNEIRDRSPFPYTMYFGYGNGWLGYLLTEKEYAQGGYETTVTPYSPRAGQDLTDAVMNYLQGEMKKP, encoded by the coding sequence ATGACTTCAAATCATAACATATCCCATTTCTCAACCGCAAAAAAAATAGTTTTTGCACTGTTTACCGTAAGCTGCTTTCTCCTGTTGCCGTCTGCGTCCTTTGCAGGTTTTCGTGCTTCGGTCGTGAAGGTGGATATTACACCAAGCAACTCGCAATATTTACTGGGTTACGGTCCGCGCAAATCCGAAAGTGTTTATGATAAAATATATCACAGGATTGTGATGATGGACGACGGCATAACCCAATTTGTGCTCATCTCTTCGGACCTGGCCCTGGTATCTCCTTCTGAATATGACAAAGTAGCGGCGAGAATCCAGAAAGAGCTGAAAATTAACCCGGTAAACATCTGGTGGACTTTCACACATACCCATTCCGCACCGGAAGTTGGCCCTCCGGGATTACCGTCGGTATTTCTGGGTGACCGTTATCAGCATGACTTTGATAAAGTATATACCGACATGGTGGAGCAAAAACTGATTGATGGCATCGCCGAAGCACGTAAAAAACTGGCTCCGGCCAAACTGGGAACAGGATGGGGATTTGCATCGGCCAATATCAACCGCCGTGCCCGTTTGGCAGATGGCCGGATTACGCTCGGCATGAACCCCGATGGCCCCGTGGACCGGCGGATCGGATTGATCCGTCTTGAAAAAGAGGATGGCAGCCTGCTGACCCTGATTGCCAACTATGCCATGCATGGTACCGTATTTGCCGCCATCACTGAAATCAGTGCGGACGGGCCTGGCGTAGTAGCAGAATATGTGGAAGAAAAACTGGGTGTACCCATGCTCTATATCAACGGGGCGGCGGGAAACATTGCACCGCTTTACAGCCAGCTGGATGCCCCCAATGGGAAAAGGGTTATTCCACAGTTCAAAGTAATGCTGGGCGATAAGATCATTAAAGCCAACAAAGATATTTTATCGATGTCGTCTGATGTAAAACTCCGGAGCAGCGCGATGACCGTGGAAACGCCCCGAAAGGCCGGAATGGGCTGGACGAATGATATGGCCAATTATACCAGAACAACAAAAGAGGGAGTGAACCTGGTTAAACTTCCGGTACGTTTCCTGAAAATCAACGAAGACGTGGCCATCTGGAGTGCTCCGCTCGAACTTTTTTGCGAGATATCCAATGAGATCCGCGACCGCTCACCCTTTCCTTATACCATGTACTTTGGGTATGGAAACGGCTGGTTGGGTTATTTGCTTACGGAAAAAGAATATGCGCAGGGTGGCTACGAAACGACTGTTACCCCCTACTCTCCCCGAGCCGGACAAGACCTGACCGACGCGGTGATGAATTACCTGCAGGGAGAAATGAAAAAACCTTGA
- a CDS encoding polysaccharide deacetylase family protein produces MQSCKSTAFLFLIALSLLRSEITIAQKETFKWPEGKKTAISLSFDDARGSQATKGIPFLDQYNVKGTFYLVPSAAEKQLTGWKKAVASGHEIGNHSVNHPCSGNFAWARPNALEGYTLEKMKAELIDANNQIERMLGVKPEVFAYPCGGTFVGRGVNTKSYIPVVAELFLTGRGWLDEGPNDPAFCDFAQLTGMEMDGKDFEQILPLIQQARSGGQWLVLAGHEMGESGGQTTRLSMLKKLIEYAQDPANGIWLAPVGTVAKYIQTAKDEKKEVAVNKPETVRAAADGTYSLSAASGKATGPKIQFMPEWNAFGWFTAADRVEWDMDVSKGGTFDVTLEWSVSDEEAGKPFVLETGKSVIKGKTEKSGSWETFKSRQIGQIKLSPGKHKMVFRPDSKFEKGALLDLRGIKLSPAGK; encoded by the coding sequence ATGCAATCCTGTAAAAGTACTGCTTTCCTGTTCCTGATAGCTCTTTCGCTGCTTCGGTCTGAAATAACGATTGCTCAGAAAGAAACCTTCAAGTGGCCGGAGGGAAAGAAAACTGCCATTAGCCTTTCATTTGATGACGCACGGGGAAGTCAGGCCACCAAGGGGATTCCATTTCTGGACCAGTACAATGTAAAAGGTACGTTTTATCTCGTCCCCTCCGCAGCTGAAAAACAACTGACCGGATGGAAAAAGGCCGTTGCCAGCGGACATGAGATCGGTAATCACTCGGTTAACCATCCCTGCTCGGGGAACTTTGCCTGGGCGAGGCCCAATGCACTGGAAGGCTATACGCTCGAAAAGATGAAAGCCGAACTGATTGATGCCAACAACCAGATTGAACGGATGCTGGGTGTGAAACCAGAGGTTTTTGCCTATCCATGCGGAGGTACATTTGTGGGAAGAGGAGTGAATACCAAAAGTTACATTCCGGTGGTAGCCGAGCTTTTCCTTACAGGCCGCGGCTGGCTGGACGAAGGACCCAACGATCCGGCATTTTGTGATTTTGCGCAGCTAACCGGAATGGAAATGGATGGCAAAGATTTTGAGCAGATACTCCCGCTGATTCAACAGGCACGTTCAGGCGGACAATGGCTGGTACTTGCAGGCCATGAAATGGGTGAAAGCGGCGGACAAACCACACGGTTATCCATGCTGAAAAAACTGATTGAATATGCGCAGGACCCGGCGAATGGAATCTGGCTGGCACCGGTAGGGACAGTCGCGAAATATATTCAAACTGCAAAAGACGAAAAGAAGGAAGTAGCTGTGAACAAGCCGGAAACAGTCCGTGCCGCAGCCGACGGAACCTATTCTCTTTCAGCAGCATCCGGCAAAGCAACCGGCCCAAAAATCCAGTTCATGCCCGAATGGAACGCTTTCGGCTGGTTTACCGCAGCAGACAGGGTCGAATGGGATATGGACGTAAGCAAAGGAGGTACTTTTGACGTTACACTGGAATGGTCTGTTTCGGATGAAGAAGCCGGAAAACCTTTCGTGCTGGAAACCGGCAAGTCCGTCATTAAAGGGAAAACAGAAAAAAGCGGCTCCTGGGAAACATTTAAAAGCAGGCAGATCGGACAGATAAAACTCAGCCCTGGAAAACACAAAATGGTATTCCGCCCCGACTCCAAATTTGAGAAAGGAGCTTTGCTGGATTTAAGAGGAATTAAACTGAGCCCGGCAGGGAAGTAA
- a CDS encoding low molecular weight protein tyrosine phosphatase family protein, whose protein sequence is MTERPNILVVCGRNKKRSRTAEYIFKNDNRFNIRSAGLSPKSDRKISENDLHWADLVFVMETRQRAKLSELYRHMELPKVEILNITDDYEFMDEELIEMLTDRMNDALNLHYQL, encoded by the coding sequence GTGACAGAAAGACCCAACATACTGGTAGTGTGTGGACGAAATAAAAAACGCAGCAGAACGGCTGAGTATATTTTTAAAAATGACAACCGTTTCAACATCCGATCAGCAGGATTGAGCCCCAAAAGTGATCGGAAAATTTCAGAAAATGACCTGCACTGGGCGGACCTGGTATTTGTTATGGAAACCAGACAACGAGCAAAACTCTCGGAACTTTACAGACATATGGAGCTGCCCAAAGTTGAAATTCTGAACATTACAGATGACTATGAATTTATGGATGAGGAACTTATTGAAATGCTGACCGACAGAATGAATGATGCTTTGAACCTCCATTATCAACTCTGA
- a CDS encoding SusD/RagB family nutrient-binding outer membrane lipoprotein, translated as MKIYIKKTALSLAIISSMAMVTSCEKDFGTINDPWDNKQYSVSVPPLYNSIVSTMTETGRGLASTFIYQATQLAANYAASGYRLDNQVGGTWENYYFALVDYRKAMELLDADPNAAKMTNVRAMLQTLMALKTLKTTSLYGDMPYSEAAKSIYGSEYYRPVYDKQADIFAAALGDLKKAVDGFSTSADQVSLGASETLLHNDIAKWIKFANSVRLKYALVMRDKNAAAADAIIAEALSKPLLGPDEFIAIDPAAISGLQIDRAGNYRGNSYVRMGSTMWSAMSSSNAEDGSGIYDLRTKIFFEPNSAGKWKPYPQNPPANVQAETRNDTEGGLNDPYADKRLTTWVSGGTYYYSPLNIYYIGDRTFPDLLITGTEISFLKAEIYNRGIGGAAANPASAKQAYEDGITSSVKFWYKLANGSAVWTVNKPAAAPAPADLTAMLTNPAVAYSATPATALAQIYKQNWIALFHQPLDAWILQRRTGGATPNVPLAPTSESLNFNRLTYPPVEVTSNFDNWKAVTGGTDSKSVKPWIMP; from the coding sequence ATGAAGATATATATAAAGAAAACGGCTTTGTCATTGGCCATCATCAGTTCTATGGCAATGGTTACTTCCTGTGAAAAGGATTTCGGGACCATCAACGACCCTTGGGACAATAAGCAGTACTCGGTTAGCGTACCACCCCTGTATAACAGCATTGTATCCACCATGACCGAAACCGGCAGAGGGCTTGCTTCCACCTTCATCTATCAGGCAACACAGCTGGCAGCCAATTATGCTGCTTCGGGTTACCGGCTGGATAACCAGGTGGGTGGTACCTGGGAAAACTATTACTTCGCGTTGGTTGACTATCGGAAGGCAATGGAACTGCTGGATGCTGACCCTAACGCCGCCAAAATGACAAACGTGAGGGCCATGCTGCAAACGCTGATGGCGCTGAAGACTTTAAAGACAACGTCTTTATACGGTGATATGCCGTATTCCGAAGCGGCGAAATCAATTTACGGATCGGAATATTACCGGCCGGTATACGACAAGCAGGCAGATATTTTTGCTGCGGCCCTCGGCGATTTGAAAAAAGCTGTGGATGGATTTAGTACCAGTGCTGACCAGGTGTCTCTGGGAGCAAGCGAAACCCTGCTTCATAACGACATTGCAAAATGGATAAAATTTGCCAACTCGGTGAGGCTTAAGTATGCCTTGGTAATGCGTGATAAAAATGCGGCAGCGGCTGATGCGATTATTGCTGAGGCATTGTCTAAACCGCTTTTGGGGCCGGATGAGTTTATCGCCATTGACCCCGCAGCAATTAGCGGATTGCAGATCGACAGGGCAGGCAATTACAGAGGGAACTCTTATGTAAGGATGGGTTCAACGATGTGGAGTGCTATGTCGAGCAGCAATGCAGAAGATGGCTCAGGAATTTATGATCTCAGAACCAAAATTTTCTTTGAACCGAACAGCGCTGGAAAATGGAAACCGTATCCACAAAATCCACCTGCTAACGTGCAGGCAGAAACCAGGAATGATACTGAGGGAGGGTTAAACGATCCTTACGCCGACAAAAGACTGACAACCTGGGTATCAGGCGGTACTTACTACTACTCCCCGTTGAATATTTATTACATCGGAGACAGAACCTTCCCTGATTTGCTTATTACCGGAACGGAGATCAGCTTCCTGAAAGCCGAAATTTACAATCGGGGAATCGGTGGAGCGGCAGCAAACCCAGCCAGTGCGAAACAGGCTTATGAAGATGGGATTACATCATCCGTGAAGTTCTGGTATAAATTGGCAAACGGATCAGCTGTGTGGACAGTGAACAAACCAGCCGCCGCACCAGCTCCCGCGGATTTGACGGCCATGCTGACCAACCCCGCAGTTGCTTATAGTGCAACTCCTGCTACCGCACTGGCGCAGATTTACAAACAAAACTGGATAGCATTATTCCACCAACCGCTTGATGCCTGGATTTTACAACGCCGTACGGGCGGTGCAACACCAAACGTACCGCTGGCACCAACGAGCGAATCGCTGAATTTCAACAGATTGACCTATCCCCCCGTGGAAGTAACGTCCAATTTCGACAACTGGAAAGCCGTTACAGGTGGTACTGACAGCAAATCCGTAAAACCTTGGATCATGCCATAA